The nucleotide sequence AGTTCTCAGACTATCTGAAATTAAAGCCTGCTGTTGCTCAAATACTACAcactggagtcccccagatggaAACTAAAAATCAAGTGAATTTGTTACCTTGGATGAACTCCGATTTCCTGCTTACAGAAGGCAAGGTCTTATTCAGCCCCAGGATTCTGTCTAAATGGAAGGCAAACACCTCACTCATATCAAGGGGTCTCTTGATGAGGCCACAGTACCCTTGACTGCAGGCTGCTCCTGTGGCACTGGGATTCCTCTCAAACACCAGTAGGACTCCATGCTGAGAGGGTGCTTCTTGGACACTGTCTATCCGGGAATCCGCTAGCAAACACATGCTTAGGATATCATCTTTGCTCAGCCAAGAGGGGGACCTCTCACTGTATATCCTGATATTACTCTCCCGAGCCTTGGGCTGCACATTTATACCTCCTGAAACCCCAACATGTCTCCGGTGTCCCCTGCCCACTGCTTCCCTCTCTCCATCCCAGTGCTTCTTCAGTTGGTGCCTTGGTGTCTCTGGAACTACTGCTTCCTTCATTAGTCCCATGGAGTAGCTAGTCCGCCCCTGCTGCTGGGACAAGGCCTCCTCCTGCCCAGTGACACCTACTGGAAAGCGCTGCCCATAGGGCAAAGGGAATGCATGCTTCTTCCTCAGCTTGGGTTTCACACTGCCTCGGATGTTGGTGGGTTTACTGCGCTTGGACCGCAGTGTGATGTACACCACGTTGGGTGGCACTGAGGTCCCATTGCCACCCATCTGGGGCCCTTGGAGATCAGGTGGGGAGAAAGTGCCATCCAGTGGGATCCCCAGAAAAGGTGTCTGACCAGCATCTTGAAGACTCCTGGAACTGACCTTCTGGCGTCCCCCTCTGTGCTGCGGTAAAATGTGACCCACTTGACTGACCAGAAACCCCAGGTATATCACACAGGCTATGCCCAGCAGCAGATTCCTCCTGGTCCTGGGACGCCTGCCACTCCAGAGCCTCAGCACCCGTGGGGTGCACAGCAAGCAAACAAACCAGTTTATGATTTGGCCTGGCTGATCTAAGAAGGTCATTTCTCTGGTGAATCCACATGATGAAAGCAGCTTATAGTCTTCAGTGGTTTCCAGCAAGGAGGAtgatgcatgatttcccttcacagaTCTCTATTTCTTCTTTTCCAAATAGCTTCCAGTGCGAGCGGTGCACAGGGGCCAGTGGTGCGGCTAGGAATGTGTTTAATACTAATGACTCTGACACTCCACCTCAGCAAGCTGCTAAACT is from Chelonia mydas isolate rCheMyd1 chromosome 4, rCheMyd1.pri.v2, whole genome shotgun sequence and encodes:
- the GASK1B gene encoding Golgi-associated kinase 1B produces the protein MTFLDQPGQIINWFVCLLCTPRVLRLWSGRRPRTRRNLLLGIACVIYLGFLVSQVGHILPQHRGGRQKVSSRSLQDAGQTPFLGIPLDGTFSPPDLQGPQMGGNGTSVPPNVVYITLRSKRSKPTNIRGSVKPKLRKKHAFPLPYGQRFPVGVTGQEEALSQQQGRTSYSMGLMKEAVVPETPRHQLKKHWDGEREAVGRGHRRHVGVSGGINVQPKARESNIRIYSERSPSWLSKDDILSMCLLADSRIDSVQEAPSQHGVLLVFERNPSATGAACSQGYCGLIKRPLDMSEVFAFHLDRILGLNKTLPSVSRKSEFIQDGLPCPIILWDSSLAPTNNRTHSSVRLNWGAYQQLLKQKCWQNGKVPKAEWGCTEIHHHEWSKMALFDFLLQVYNRLDRNCCGFKPRKEDSCVQKGLKQKCEDQDSVDLTHIIQRRHDPRHLVFIDNKGFFDRSEDNLDFKILQGIKEFPESAISVLKSQRLREKLLQSLFLDKVYWESQGGRRGIEKLIDVVERRAKILLTYINAHGAKVLPMNE